A window of Corvus cornix cornix isolate S_Up_H32 chromosome 4, ASM73873v5, whole genome shotgun sequence contains these coding sequences:
- the LOC104697232 gene encoding OTU domain-containing protein 4, whose product MKEETASGQQKWKSRRRKKNSQDESYPKASSPLEQVKTDSPILAEQVRNVCLISKFSSQETSDKGELHHSHNLTECVPSVTPTPSPVFSEVHLPPAVPSVPAIVPAWPSEPATYGPAGIPTQIPASSLMPGPATGPDSIVSQAQVTSASVAGVPVWLQAVNQPLMPLPQTLNPYQDPLYPGFPFNEKGERAVAPPYSLCSTGEDLPKDKNILRFFFNLGVKAYSCPMWAPHSYLYPLHQAYLAACRMYPNVSLPVYPHNPWFQEAAPTQNENETARPNRHFAVQTETRSNGQIPQVDRSPSLPLIIPSAQVSESQGQVCVEPENPAQALHANYEESLRGKNMFPQPPFGHNHFLGAVPIAPPFFPHFWYGYPVQGFIENSVARPNVVLSPEDKEAAAGTSANMYVSKECSPPVPGVNCAEQLQKANSSSSSNTVPFPVAAAGTPKDASARAPQLEQTCPSAAPKQKTAGQQHRPPQTQGLERPVAGPSMQPLLAEPPKNELKPSTPSRKEKPAKGKESKGTGNVQTESRAQRTREDSSEDDSEVSDMLRSGRSKQFYNQTYGGGRRPRPDRGYSSRGGYQFQRNEEAWKGPPSRSRDDGYQYQRNFRGQPYRNDRRRATLGDNQRGQQA is encoded by the exons atgaaagaagaaacagcaagTGGACAGCAGAAGTGgaagagcagaaggagaaag AAGAATAGTCAAGATGAGAGTTACCCAAAAGCTTCATCTCCTTTGGAACAAGTAAAAACAGATTCTCCGATTCTTGCTGAGCAAGTAAGAAATGTTTGTTTGATTTCAAAGTTTTCCAGTCAGGAGACTTCAGACAAAGGGGAGCTTCATCACAGCCAC aacCTGACGGAATGCGTGCCGAGTGTAACTCCGACACCCTCTCCAGTCTTCTCCGAGGTGCATTTACCTCCAGCAGTGCCTTCTGTACCAGCCATTGTGCCAGCTTGGCCAAGTGAGCCAGCAACCTATGGACCAGCAG gTATTCCAACCCAAATACCTGCTTCTTCACTGATGCCAGGACCAGCAACAGGACCTGACTCTATTGTATCACAGGCTCAGGTAACATCTGCTTCAGTTGCTGGAGTTCCTGTGTGGCTACAAGCAGTTAACCAGCCTTTAATGCCTTTGCCTCAGACTCTGAATCCCTACCAGGATCCGCTATACCCTGGATTCCCTTTTaatgaaaagggagaaagagccGTTGCACCTCCTTACTCCCTGTGCAGTACTGGGGAAGATTTACCTAAAG acaaGAATATTCTTAGATTTTTCTTCAATCTTGGTGTGAAG GCATACAGTTGTCCCATGTGGGCACCCCATTCTTACCTGTACCCCCTGCACCAGGCCTATTTAGCTGCTTGTAGAATGTACCCAAACGTGTCCCTTCCTGTGTATCCACACAACCCCTGGTTCCAGGAGGCTGCTCCGACTCAGAACGAAAATGAAACTGCACGACCAAACAGGCACTTTGCTGTTCAGACTGAGACCAGGTCCAACGGTCAGATTCCACAGGTTGACAGATCTCCATCACTGCCTCTGATCATCCCTTCAGCTCAGGTGTCAGAAAGTCAAGGGCAGGTCTGTGTCGAACCGGAGAATCCAGCGCAAGCTCTTCATGCGAACTACGAGGAGTCCCTaagagggaaaaatatgttCCCGCAGCCGCCCTTTGGACACAATCACTTTCTAGGAGCTGTTCCAATAGcacctcctttctttcctcacttTTGGTATGGGTACCCAGTTCAGGGTTTCATTGAGAATTCAGTAGCAAGACCTAATGTTGTCTTGTCACCTGAGGAcaaagaggcagcagctggcaccTCTGCCAACATGTATGTGAGCAAAGAATGCAGCCCTCCAGTTCCTGGAGTGaactgtgcagagcagctccagaaggccaacagcagcagcagctccaacaCCGTCCCGttcccagtggctgctgcagggacccCGAAGGACGCTTCAGCAAGAGCCCCCCAGCTGGAGCAAACctgtccttcagctgctcctaagcagaaaacagctgggCAGCAACATCGCCCTCCACAGACACAGGGCCTGGAGAGGCCGGTGGCAGGGCCCAGCatgcagccactgctggcagAACCTCCCAAAAACGAACTGAaacccagcactcccagccGGAAGGAGAAGCCTGCTAAAGGAAAAGAGTCCAAGGGCACTGGGAACGTGCAGACAGAAAGCAGGGCCCAGAGAACGAGGGAAGACAGCTCTGAAGATGACAGTGAGGTTTCTGACATGCTGAGGAGTGGCAGATCCAAGCAGTTCTATAACCAGACTTATGGAGGAGGCAGAAGGCCTAGACCTGACAGGGGGTATTCCAGCAGGGGAGGGTACCAGTTCCAAAGAAACGAGGAGGCCTGGAAAGGACCacccagcagaagcagagatgATGGCTACCAGTATCAGAGAAACTTCAGAGGGCAGCCATATAGGAATGACAGGAGAAGGGCAACACTGGGAGATAATCAGAGGGGACAGCAAGCATAG